Proteins encoded together in one Branchiostoma lanceolatum isolate klBraLanc5 chromosome 11, klBraLanc5.hap2, whole genome shotgun sequence window:
- the LOC136445401 gene encoding nuclear pore complex protein DDB_G0274915-like isoform X4: MASTVKKGKKEPLTAEEKVKQYEGDGMVFKGKVIGIDDVEAARGDKMCQDSMNKLKLAVKASGAHKQRITISVSLQGLKIIDLASGAINHRHPVHKISFIARDVTDNRAFGWVFSPGEGQHKFFAIKTEKQSEAVVLSIRDLFQTVYNVKKAEMDKKKQAQQDGTTDPTNGESYYQLVDSETILLDGLCNEGYKDTSIEEHIYESVQSTKVKSPKKRRKDKGSPTNESSYDSSTGEPIYQGQLSSNHLNSNTLQLTACLPRVPTNKPVEQEGEAQPAVAEQNVEQTKAGAQVGNLLDLEEELQSLQTGIKDMDKLADLFAAQPNDPFSSPDSAANTPNKQQDLFGSPVAPARKRSGLSPWASTPVLNTASPNLTPYQKPSFGLFSTTEFIQKDKAAFDRDKFVERWKLSLNNDSLFRKNKRQLGSNSDIARSRPKSRNSMKIQDWQSFEDPIATSTVNEDSFDTPVKTTTNAPVKEPTHTAVSSSIVPTPSRPVTSAISTFEKTHFNGSTPTLLSENSNIPQSHPTKHTYKPQTGSEGRLSNKPKFNPFAQEPDNEALRTRSSTPTPEVSRERMLSSSTIKSPVSPDWVDPFAAYQETPKAATPSSEYDQFLFDKARLELIKSIHKDKPPEPLPVSGNPFRSSLGTLDDVPETCEMEAILEKPENPFNPFRKADSQDSASETVAPQAPTRRRRTSPGLKRSQSLVTLNEILTPVGSSSLPGSSATTPGDDFLNSLLQPIKANQPLQPIPVNQSQPVLIPTPVNSQSQSKLQPSPSSHLSSVSLPPPPNSKSQLVLQSTPVNQSQSSLHSDTSSQSSGPSFPSLDSGSSKTSPERQIGVIRVLDDPFADSPFQQSDSFSSSSQSQSNPFSDSPFTVDRKEVVNGVSTTPVVNPFGGGDFSKPTSSFSTGGMISRETKTVFSTPVNKDLVKSDPFGDSFRVTSADSSTLATSAISTSFPESNESKDSERRGNQPPANQAFPIQQQIDPFGGSFTAPPAQQPAFSQAPMGFNQPQAGFGPGFGTAPMSSTMQSPPMMAQPGFASPAGFGASPFNSTTSSVGLNTAAIASPALNTAGQPLVRRPVEEPKKPDKVDPFADLLDYAADQDKKQMAPPDEGGVEGTSDAFSAYFGSAVGIEADEEAESKPPPSGPPPPLPGGDLAGPAPPPRPSANGMTGLTPTPAPRSAAGQQNGPASSDPFGFGNSFGDAPPKPTRAAAPPTAEADPFGLGSLNPTPATPAANPAPSNDPFGNEPFAPFDFGGGDSKNTAKAPPKPDPFGLDPFTQQVG; the protein is encoded by the exons ATGGCAAGCACAGTCAAGAAGGGCAAGAAGGAGCCCTTGACAGCGGAAGAAAAAGTGAAACAGTATGAAGGGGACGGGATGGTCTTCAAGGGCAAGGTGATAGGGATTGATGATGTAGAGGCGGCCAGGGGGGACAAGATGTGCCAGGATTCCATGAACAAGCTCAAG CTCGCAGTAAAGGCATCAGGAGCCCACAAGCAGCGCATCACAATCAGTGTGTCCCTTCAAGGCCTGAAGATCATAGACCTGGCTTCAGGA GCAATCAACCACCGGCACCCAGTGCACAAGATATCATTTATAGCGCGGGATGTGACGGATAACAGAGCCTTTGGCTGGGTCTTCAGCCCAGGGGAGGGGCAGCACAAGTTCTTTGCCATCAAGACGGAAAAACAG TCTGAAGCCGTAGTGCTGTCTATCCGAGACCTGTTCCAGACTGTGTACAACGTAAAGAAAGCAGAGATGGACAAGAAGAAACAAGCACAGCAAGATGGCACCACAGATCCCACCAATGGCGAAAGCTACTATCAG TTGGTAGACTCTGAAACAATACTGCTAGATGGGCTGTGTAATGAAGGTTACAAAGACACATCCATTGAGGAGCACATCTATGAG TCTGTCCAATCTACAAAGGTAAAAAGTCCAAAAAAGAGACGAAAAGACAAAGGAAGCCCTACAAATGAAAGCTCGTATGACTCTTCTACGGGAGAACCTATCTACCAG GGCCAGCTTTCATCCAACCACCTTAATAGCAACACGCTGCAACTTACTGCTTGCTTGCCTCGT GTTCCCACCAACAAGCCAGTAGAACAGGAAGGAGAAGCCCAGCCTGCAGTAGCAGAACAGAATGTAGAGCAAACCAAG GCTGGTGCACAGGTTGGCAATTTGCTGGATCTTGAAGAGGAGCTTCAGTCGCTGCAGACT GGAATCAAAGACATGGACAAGTTAGCTGATCTTTTTGCTGCCCAGCCCAACGATCCCTTCAGCAGTCCTGACTCTGCCGCGAACACTCCCAACAAACAACAGGATCTGTTCGGCTCTCCTGTGGCCCCAGCG AGGAAACGGTCGGGGCTGAGTCCGTGGGCTTCTACCCCTGTCCTCAATACTGCATCACCAAACCTAACACCCTACCAAAAACCCTCCTTCGGCCTCTTTTCTACCACTGAATTTATCCAGAAAGATAAAGCTGCCTTTGACAGGGACAAGTTTGTGGAAAGGTGGAAGTTATCTTTAAATAACGACTCCTTATTCAGGAAAAACAAAAGGCAGCTTGGCTCTAATAGTGACATTGCTAGGAGTAGACCTAAGAGTAGAAATAGTATGAAAATACAGGATTGGCAGTCCTTTGAGGACCCTATAGCTACCTCAACAGTAAACGAAGACAGTTTTGATACTCCTGTAAAGACTACAACAAATGCTCCAGTGAAAGAACCAACACATACAGCTGTTTCTAGTTCTATAGTGCCAACGCCCTCTCGTCCTGTTACAAGTGCAATATCAACTTTTGAGAAAACCCATTTTAATGGAAGTACTCCAACATTGTTGTCAGAGAATAGCAATATTCCACAAAGCCATCCAACAAAACACACGTACAAACCTCAGACTGGGTCAGAAGGAAGATTAAGCAATAAGCCTAAGTTCAACCCTTTTGCTCAAGAGCCCGATAATGAAGCACTGAGAACACGTAGCAGCACACCAACACCTGAGGTTTCAAGGGAACGTATGTTGTCATCTAGTACTATAAAATCTCCTGTAAGTCCAGACTGGGTTGATCCGTTTGCAGCTTATCAAGAAACGCCTAAGGCAGCTACGCCATCTAGTGAGTATGACCAGTTCTTGTTCGACAAGGCTCGTTTGGAGTTGATCAAATCTATCCACAAAGACAAACCACCAGAGCCACTGCCCGTGTCAGGAAACCCCTTCAGATCCTCTCTTGGCACCTTGGATGACGTGCCAGAAACATGTGAAATGGAGGCTATCCTGGAAAAGCCAGAGAACCCGTTCAATCCGTTCCGTAAGGCAGATAGCCAGGACTCAGCCTCGGAAACCGTTGCACCGCAGGCTCCGACGCGGCGGCGCAGGACCTCCCCAGGGTTGAAGAGATCGCAGAGTCTCGTGACGCTG AATGAAATtttgacccctgtggggtcatCTAGTCTCCCTGGCAGCTCGGCAACAACACCTGGTGATGATTTTCTCAACAGTCTGCTTCAACCAATCAAGGCCAATCAGCCTCTGCAACCCATACctgtcaaccaatcacagcCTGTCTTGATACCAACCCCTGTCAACAGCCAATCACAGTCCAAATTACAACCGAGTCCTTCCAGCCATCTGTCATCAGTctctctccctcctcctcctaATAGCAAATCACAGCTAGTCTTACAGTCGACTCCAGTTAACCAATCCCAGTCAAGTTTACATTCAGACACTAGCAGCCAATCGAGCGGACCCTCCTTCCCAAGTCTGGACTCTGGAAGCAGTAAAACGTCACCTGAGAGGCAAATTGGGGTCATCCGTGTTCTGGATGATCCGTTTGCAGATTCTCCTTTCCAACAGAGCGACTCATTTTCAAGTAGCAGCCAATCGCAGTCCAATCCGTTCAGTGACTCTCCTTTCACAGTAGATAGAAAAGAAGTTGTTAACGGAGTTTCAACAACTCCTGTAGTTAATCCTTTCGGAGGAGGTGATTTCTCCAAACCAACTTCATCCTTCAGCACAGGAGGGATGATCAGCAGGGAGACAAAAACTGTGTTTTCTACCCCTGTAAATAAGGACCTAGTAAAAAGTGACCCGTTCGGAGACTCCTTTAGAGTGACCTCTGCCGATTCGTCTACTCTAGCTACGTCAGCAATTTCTACAAGTTTCCCCGAGTCCAATGAATCCAAGGACAGTGAGAGACGG GGAAACCAGCCACCGGCAAACCAAGCCTTCCCCATCCAGCAGCAGATTGATCCATTTGGAGGATCCTTCACTGCACCACCTGCCCAGCAGCCTGCCTTCTCCCAGGCACCCATGGGCTTCAACCAGCCACAAGCAGGATTTGGCCCAGGCTTTGGTACCGCCCCGATGTCCAGCACCATGCAGTCCCCGCCAATGATGGCACAGCCCGGTTTCGCTAGTCCCGCTGGATTCGGGGCTTCTCCATTCAACAGCACCACGTCCTCGGTCGGGCTGAACACGGCAGCCATCGCCAGCCCGGCGCTCAACACGGCAGGACAGCCACTCGTCAGACGCCCTGTTGAGGAGCCAAAGAAGCCAGACAAAGTAGACCCATTCGCAGACTTGTTAGACTATGCCGCCGATCAAGACAAAAAGCAGATGGCGCCTCCCGACGAGGGTGGCGTGGAAGGAACGTCGGACGCCTTTTCTGCGTACTTCGGCTCGGCCGTAGGTATTGAGGCAGACGAGGAGGCGGAAAGCAAGCCCCCGCCCtccggcccccctcccccactacCAGGAGGCGACCTCGCCGGCCCTGCCCCACCACCAAGGCCATCAGCCAACGGGATGACAGGGCTCACCCCGACCCCAGCGCCCCGATCAGCAGCAGGGCAGCAGAACGGCCCAGCTTCATCAGATCCGTTCGGCTTCGGGAATTCGTTCGGAGATGCTCCCCCCAAACCAACCCGAGCGGCTGCCCCACCCACAGCAGAGGCAGATCCGTTCGGGTTAGGGTCGTTAAACCCGACCCCAGCAACACCCGCAGCGAACCCTGCACCCAGCAACGACCCGTTCGGAAACGAGCCTTTCGCACCATTCGACTTCGGAGGCGGCGACAGCAAAAATACTGCAAAG GCACCACCAAAGCCTGATCCGTTTGGCCTGGACCCCTTTACACAGCAGGTTGGTTAA
- the LOC136445401 gene encoding nuclear pore complex protein DDB_G0274915-like isoform X2: MASTVKKGKKEPLTAEEKVKQYEGDGMVFKGKVIGIDDVEAARGDKMCQDSMNKLKLAVKASGAHKQRITISVSLQGLKIIDLASGAINHRHPVHKISFIARDVTDNRAFGWVFSPGEGQHKFFAIKTEKQSEAVVLSIRDLFQTVYNVKKAEMDKKKQAQQDGTTDPTNGESYYQLVDSETILLDGLCNEGYKDTSIEEHIYESVQSTKVKSPKKRRKDKGSPTNESSYDSSTGEPIYQGQLSSNHLNSNTLQLTACLPRVPTNKPVEQEGEAQPAVAEQNVEQTKAGAQVGNLLDLEEELQSLQTGIKDMDKLADLFAAQPNDPFSSPDSAANTPNKQQDLFGSPVAPARKRSGLSPWASTPVLNTASPNLTPYQKPSFGLFSTTEFIQKDKAAFDRDKFVERWKLSLNNDSLFRKNKRQLGSNSDIARSRPKSRNSMKIQDWQSFEDPIATSTVNEDSFDTPVKTTTNAPVKEPTHTAVSSSIVPTPSRPVTSAISTFEKTHFNGSTPTLLSENSNIPQSHPTKHTYKPQTGSEGRLSNKPKFNPFAQEPDNEALRTRSSTPTPEVSRERMLSSSTIKSPVSPDWVDPFAAYQETPKAATPSSEYDQFLFDKARLELIKSIHKDKPPEPLPVSGNPFRSSLGTLDDVPETCEMEAILEKPENPFNPFRKADSQDSASETVAPQAPTRRRRTSPGLKRSQSLVTLNEILTPVGSSSLPGSSATTPGDDFLNSLLQPIKANQPLQPIPVNQSQPVLIPTPVNSQSQSKLQPSPSSHLSSVSLPPPPNSKSQLVLQSTPVNQSQSSLHSDTSSQSSGPSFPSLDSGSSKTSPERQIGVIRVLDDPFADSPFQQSDSFSSSSQSQSNPFSDSPFTVDRKEVVNGVSTTPVVNPFGGGDFSKPTSSFSTGGMISRETKTVFSTPVNKDLVKSDPFGDSFRVTSADSSTLATSAISTSFPESNESKDSERRGNQPPANQAFPIQQQIDPFGGSFTAPPAQQPAFSQAPMGFNQPQAGFGPGFGTAPMSSTMQSPPMMAQPGFASPAGFGASPFNSTTSSVGLNTAAIASPALNTAGQPLVRRPVEEPKKPDKVDPFADLLDYAADQDKKQMAPPDEGGVEGTSDAFSAYFGSAVGIEADEEAESKPPPSGPPPPLPGGDLAGPAPPPRPSANGMTGLTPTPAPRSAAGQQNGPASSDPFGFGNSFGDAPPKPTRAAAPPTAEADPFGLGSLNPTPATPAANPAPSNDPFGNEPFAPFDFGGGDSKNTAKAPPKPDPFGLDPFTQQEPLYATVNKPPKNQ; this comes from the exons ATGGCAAGCACAGTCAAGAAGGGCAAGAAGGAGCCCTTGACAGCGGAAGAAAAAGTGAAACAGTATGAAGGGGACGGGATGGTCTTCAAGGGCAAGGTGATAGGGATTGATGATGTAGAGGCGGCCAGGGGGGACAAGATGTGCCAGGATTCCATGAACAAGCTCAAG CTCGCAGTAAAGGCATCAGGAGCCCACAAGCAGCGCATCACAATCAGTGTGTCCCTTCAAGGCCTGAAGATCATAGACCTGGCTTCAGGA GCAATCAACCACCGGCACCCAGTGCACAAGATATCATTTATAGCGCGGGATGTGACGGATAACAGAGCCTTTGGCTGGGTCTTCAGCCCAGGGGAGGGGCAGCACAAGTTCTTTGCCATCAAGACGGAAAAACAG TCTGAAGCCGTAGTGCTGTCTATCCGAGACCTGTTCCAGACTGTGTACAACGTAAAGAAAGCAGAGATGGACAAGAAGAAACAAGCACAGCAAGATGGCACCACAGATCCCACCAATGGCGAAAGCTACTATCAG TTGGTAGACTCTGAAACAATACTGCTAGATGGGCTGTGTAATGAAGGTTACAAAGACACATCCATTGAGGAGCACATCTATGAG TCTGTCCAATCTACAAAGGTAAAAAGTCCAAAAAAGAGACGAAAAGACAAAGGAAGCCCTACAAATGAAAGCTCGTATGACTCTTCTACGGGAGAACCTATCTACCAG GGCCAGCTTTCATCCAACCACCTTAATAGCAACACGCTGCAACTTACTGCTTGCTTGCCTCGT GTTCCCACCAACAAGCCAGTAGAACAGGAAGGAGAAGCCCAGCCTGCAGTAGCAGAACAGAATGTAGAGCAAACCAAG GCTGGTGCACAGGTTGGCAATTTGCTGGATCTTGAAGAGGAGCTTCAGTCGCTGCAGACT GGAATCAAAGACATGGACAAGTTAGCTGATCTTTTTGCTGCCCAGCCCAACGATCCCTTCAGCAGTCCTGACTCTGCCGCGAACACTCCCAACAAACAACAGGATCTGTTCGGCTCTCCTGTGGCCCCAGCG AGGAAACGGTCGGGGCTGAGTCCGTGGGCTTCTACCCCTGTCCTCAATACTGCATCACCAAACCTAACACCCTACCAAAAACCCTCCTTCGGCCTCTTTTCTACCACTGAATTTATCCAGAAAGATAAAGCTGCCTTTGACAGGGACAAGTTTGTGGAAAGGTGGAAGTTATCTTTAAATAACGACTCCTTATTCAGGAAAAACAAAAGGCAGCTTGGCTCTAATAGTGACATTGCTAGGAGTAGACCTAAGAGTAGAAATAGTATGAAAATACAGGATTGGCAGTCCTTTGAGGACCCTATAGCTACCTCAACAGTAAACGAAGACAGTTTTGATACTCCTGTAAAGACTACAACAAATGCTCCAGTGAAAGAACCAACACATACAGCTGTTTCTAGTTCTATAGTGCCAACGCCCTCTCGTCCTGTTACAAGTGCAATATCAACTTTTGAGAAAACCCATTTTAATGGAAGTACTCCAACATTGTTGTCAGAGAATAGCAATATTCCACAAAGCCATCCAACAAAACACACGTACAAACCTCAGACTGGGTCAGAAGGAAGATTAAGCAATAAGCCTAAGTTCAACCCTTTTGCTCAAGAGCCCGATAATGAAGCACTGAGAACACGTAGCAGCACACCAACACCTGAGGTTTCAAGGGAACGTATGTTGTCATCTAGTACTATAAAATCTCCTGTAAGTCCAGACTGGGTTGATCCGTTTGCAGCTTATCAAGAAACGCCTAAGGCAGCTACGCCATCTAGTGAGTATGACCAGTTCTTGTTCGACAAGGCTCGTTTGGAGTTGATCAAATCTATCCACAAAGACAAACCACCAGAGCCACTGCCCGTGTCAGGAAACCCCTTCAGATCCTCTCTTGGCACCTTGGATGACGTGCCAGAAACATGTGAAATGGAGGCTATCCTGGAAAAGCCAGAGAACCCGTTCAATCCGTTCCGTAAGGCAGATAGCCAGGACTCAGCCTCGGAAACCGTTGCACCGCAGGCTCCGACGCGGCGGCGCAGGACCTCCCCAGGGTTGAAGAGATCGCAGAGTCTCGTGACGCTG AATGAAATtttgacccctgtggggtcatCTAGTCTCCCTGGCAGCTCGGCAACAACACCTGGTGATGATTTTCTCAACAGTCTGCTTCAACCAATCAAGGCCAATCAGCCTCTGCAACCCATACctgtcaaccaatcacagcCTGTCTTGATACCAACCCCTGTCAACAGCCAATCACAGTCCAAATTACAACCGAGTCCTTCCAGCCATCTGTCATCAGTctctctccctcctcctcctaATAGCAAATCACAGCTAGTCTTACAGTCGACTCCAGTTAACCAATCCCAGTCAAGTTTACATTCAGACACTAGCAGCCAATCGAGCGGACCCTCCTTCCCAAGTCTGGACTCTGGAAGCAGTAAAACGTCACCTGAGAGGCAAATTGGGGTCATCCGTGTTCTGGATGATCCGTTTGCAGATTCTCCTTTCCAACAGAGCGACTCATTTTCAAGTAGCAGCCAATCGCAGTCCAATCCGTTCAGTGACTCTCCTTTCACAGTAGATAGAAAAGAAGTTGTTAACGGAGTTTCAACAACTCCTGTAGTTAATCCTTTCGGAGGAGGTGATTTCTCCAAACCAACTTCATCCTTCAGCACAGGAGGGATGATCAGCAGGGAGACAAAAACTGTGTTTTCTACCCCTGTAAATAAGGACCTAGTAAAAAGTGACCCGTTCGGAGACTCCTTTAGAGTGACCTCTGCCGATTCGTCTACTCTAGCTACGTCAGCAATTTCTACAAGTTTCCCCGAGTCCAATGAATCCAAGGACAGTGAGAGACGG GGAAACCAGCCACCGGCAAACCAAGCCTTCCCCATCCAGCAGCAGATTGATCCATTTGGAGGATCCTTCACTGCACCACCTGCCCAGCAGCCTGCCTTCTCCCAGGCACCCATGGGCTTCAACCAGCCACAAGCAGGATTTGGCCCAGGCTTTGGTACCGCCCCGATGTCCAGCACCATGCAGTCCCCGCCAATGATGGCACAGCCCGGTTTCGCTAGTCCCGCTGGATTCGGGGCTTCTCCATTCAACAGCACCACGTCCTCGGTCGGGCTGAACACGGCAGCCATCGCCAGCCCGGCGCTCAACACGGCAGGACAGCCACTCGTCAGACGCCCTGTTGAGGAGCCAAAGAAGCCAGACAAAGTAGACCCATTCGCAGACTTGTTAGACTATGCCGCCGATCAAGACAAAAAGCAGATGGCGCCTCCCGACGAGGGTGGCGTGGAAGGAACGTCGGACGCCTTTTCTGCGTACTTCGGCTCGGCCGTAGGTATTGAGGCAGACGAGGAGGCGGAAAGCAAGCCCCCGCCCtccggcccccctcccccactacCAGGAGGCGACCTCGCCGGCCCTGCCCCACCACCAAGGCCATCAGCCAACGGGATGACAGGGCTCACCCCGACCCCAGCGCCCCGATCAGCAGCAGGGCAGCAGAACGGCCCAGCTTCATCAGATCCGTTCGGCTTCGGGAATTCGTTCGGAGATGCTCCCCCCAAACCAACCCGAGCGGCTGCCCCACCCACAGCAGAGGCAGATCCGTTCGGGTTAGGGTCGTTAAACCCGACCCCAGCAACACCCGCAGCGAACCCTGCACCCAGCAACGACCCGTTCGGAAACGAGCCTTTCGCACCATTCGACTTCGGAGGCGGCGACAGCAAAAATACTGCAAAG GCACCACCAAAGCCTGATCCGTTTGGCCTGGACCCCTTTACACAGCAG GAGCCACTGTATGCCACAGTGAACAAGCCACCGAAGAACCAATGA